A window of Lagopus muta isolate bLagMut1 chromosome 14, bLagMut1 primary, whole genome shotgun sequence contains these coding sequences:
- the LOC125700398 gene encoding proteinase-activated receptor 3-like, which produces MAQLVTSPGFAGFGVTLLLGLATQLPLAHSKGRAFWHLTPREEAECPDASLESFLNSTTTTILLPTLYSVVLFVGLPANALACWVLAKNFRRCSSSLFLLNLAAADLLFILLLPFKISYHLLGNHWLFGDYLCRTMVALFYGNMYTSILFLTCIGVERYVSVAHPFLWKGSTGTWGRAGVCLTIWLLVVLGVSPLLFYPQTEHISKLNITTCHDVQGKDNFFRLYFLCLVGLGFGVPFVLMIISHGCILARLLAKQESYGHVVRVLAVVLLAFLLCFTPSNVLLFMHYLQQDTGCNNITYSWYALALAFSAFNNCFDPFLYFYISKDFRGWIWEAGCCLCGLGTKGEWKKTALPLRSSEQSQL; this is translated from the exons ATGGCCCAGCTCGTGACATCGCCTGGCTTTGCTGGGTTTGGTGTCACCCTCCTGCTCGGCTTGGCCACACAGCTGCCCCTGG cacacagcaaaggGCGGGCATTTTGGCACCTGACTCCCCGTGAAGAAGCTGAGTGCCCCGACGCCTCTCTGGAATCCTTCCTCaacagcaccaccaccaccattcTCCTCCCCACCCTCTACTCTGTGGTGCTGTTCGTGGGGCTGCCTGCCAATGCGCTGGCCTGCTGGGTCCTGGCCAAAAACttcaggaggtgctccagtagCCTCTTCCTGCTCAACCTGGCCGCTGCTGATCTCCTCTTCATCCTTCTGCTGCCCTTCAAGATCTCCTACCACCTCCTGGGCAACCACTGGCTCTTTGGGGACTACCTCTGCCGCACCATGGTGGCCCTTTTCTATGGGAACATGTACACCTCCATCCTCTTCCTCACCTGCATCGGCGTGGAGCGCTATGTCTCTGTGGCTCACCCGTTCCTCTGGAAGGGCTCCACGGGGACGTGGGGCAGGGCAGGTGTCTGCCTGACCATCTggctgctggtggtgctgggtgTGAGCCCGCTGCTGTTCTACCCACAGACAGAACACATCTCGAAGCTGAACATCACGACGTGCCATGATGTCCAAGGGAAGGACAATTTCTTCCGGCTCTATTTCCTCTGCCTAGTGGGGCTGGGCTTCGGTGTGCCCTTTGTGCTCATGATCATCTCCCATGGCTGCATCCTGGCTCGGCTGCTGGCCAAGCAGGAGAGCTATGGGCACGTGGTGCGTGTCCTGGCTGTGGTCCTGCTGGccttcctcctctgcttcaCCCCCAGCAACGTGCTGCTCTTCATGCACTACCTGCAGCAGGACACGGGTTGCAACAACATCACCTACAGCTGGTACGCCCTGGCCTTGGCCTTCAGTGCTTTTAACAACTGCTTTGATCCTTTCCTCTATTTCTACATCTCCAAGGATTTTCGGGGCTGGATATGGGAGGctggctgctgcctctgtggGCTGGGGACAAAGGGAGAATGGAAGAAGACAGCCTTGCCCCTGCGGTCCAgtgagcagagccagctgtAG